In Metarhizium brunneum chromosome 3, complete sequence, a genomic segment contains:
- the rng2 gene encoding Ras GTPase-activating-like protein rng2 yields MSFQSHRLRQSRTADLAPPTSFTHNNISTSISNINRFPSTTSSSASSGYSSTSDRSNVTQYTSASSDHGSPAGRKHKRGQSDVLARARTFEAGAMSGFNTGPANPPATPTRQSVRPLPQAPTASPRSPAQGASPRSSLRHDRGQSIDIGKLSLSQYDGPVAPPTSPPRPLPMRPNSMLLTRSDSILQAKTPMPHGSSPQGSHTTHIGRPDLELLGRSTTRELRTLSRLAESDVAEDFTITSSAQEVVGLRGRRRLQRTDKHTGARSAKSGGYGWEGRNWMDKQRQFLQAYEYLCHIGEAKEWIEDVTQKTLPPIVELEEALRDGVTLANVVEALNPQRHFRVFHHPKLQFRHSDNIAIFFRYLDEVELPDLFRFELIDLYEKKNIPKVIYCVHALSWLLFRKGIVDFRIGNLVGQLEFEHHELEAMQKGLDMLGANMPSFGNMGADFGVPEPEPVETEEERRDRELGENEESIVDLQAQIRGALLRLRLGDKMQQFWDEEHWLIDLQSRIRGDFTRQIMSYRLQMRRSAILTQSAARGFLVRERLRKSDAFWKAHEPEILELQSMIRANQVRDEVRDLLYSLDGCKGPVREIQAVSRGFLVRKNLAAQQQETKKTSGHVERLQALARGMGLRARISKDLQLLGGQAGTVASLQAAARALLTRTQIDREQQQLCALGPKWEALQGAIRGKLVREKQEAYKVEAQKHELNIGQLQAVIRAGAVRREVTRKLDALEESKEEILSLQSGARGMMERLKVAALQQELNRHEARITGLQAQVRGYLGRKQRHALLDELESHNEATAEFQAILKAMMTRAGVDDLLTELEEEEESIVALQAATRGFMVRAKFEEKKRYFNENMKKVIKIQSFVRAKVQGEAYKSLTTGKNPPVNAVKNFVHLLNDSDFDFNEEVEFERMRKTVVQQVRQNEMLEQYIDQLDIKIALLVKNKITLDEVVRHQHNYGGNSMGLLANSTITSANQFDLKALNKSSRKKLESYQQLFFSLQTQPQYLARLFKHLREQGTSEKEYKRIELLVMSLFGYAQKRREEYYLLKLVARAIREEVEGCRAIQEYIRGNYFWPKLLGNYTRSPRDRKYLRSLLGPLIRDNIVEDPALDLESDPMQIYRSAINNEELRTGRPDLRPLDVPREVAIRDPETRRLFIDHLRDLREICDQFFLSLEEMAHKMPYGLRFLSSQMFQALCQHFNREPQENLLQLVANWIWKFYLQPALTQPEQLGVIEKSLSPLQKRNLSEVAKVIGQVASGRPFGGENIYLQPLNNFVTDSIQRMRQILQNLISVADAESTFGVDEFNDLYAKNKPTLYIKMTDVFAIHNLVASELPFMCPTRDDVLREIIQDLGNAKSNENEMNAAGSSDIQMFLTPKLHSVQDPEEDVKSLFMETKRCVLYIIRVQTGANLLEILVKPIYEEDEEKWQTVLHDDFSNDGNTRGAYSDTNMVDVTRMTYYELKRTALENIMRLEQMGRISKQNYYQDVLNAIASDIRTKSRRRVQRQRELEGVRLTLTNLAEKAKYLEQQRKSYDDYIEQAMVTLQNKKGKKKFLLPFTKQYNHQRELERSGRVPKFGSYKYSARTLSEKGVLVSWAGLSDREWDKINITISCDEVGVFAIEGSRGHIQMPGASALVPIEDMLQAQFESHQFMNLFEGNLKLNVNLLLHLVYKKFYGT; encoded by the exons ATGTCGTTCCAATCTCATCGTCTGCGTCAGTCGCGCACCGCCGACCTCGCACCTCCTACCAGCTTCACGCATAACAACATATCTACCAGCATCTCCAACATCAATCGCTTCCCTTCAACCACCTCGTCATCCGCATCTTCGGGCTACTCCTCCACATCCGACCGCAGCAACGTCACACAATACACATCGGCATCGAGCGACCACGGCTCTCCCGCTGGCCGCAAGCACAAGCGTGGCCAAAGCGATGTCCTCGCTCGGGCACGAACCTTTGAAGCAGGGGCAATGAGCGGCTTCAATACGGGACCAGCAAATCCCCCAGCGACCCCAACTCGTCAGTCTGTTCGGCCTCTGCCCCAGGCGCCGACGGCGTCCCCCAGATCTCCAGCTCAGGGTGCTTCACCTCGAAGTTCTCTTCGACATGATCGTGGACAGAGCATCGATATTGGCAAGCTATCCCTCAGCCAATACGACGGCCCGGTAGCACCGCccacatcaccaccacgaccGTTGCCCATGAGGCCTAACTCGATGCTGTTGACCCGATCCGACTCAATTCTTCAAGCCAAAACGCCCATGCCGCATGGCAGCTCGCCTCAGGGATCTCACACCACACACATCGGCCGCCCGGACCTCGAGCTGCTTGGACGATCTACCACCCGTGAATTGCGTACCCTATCTCGACTGGCTGAGTCTGATGTCGCAGAAGACTTCACCATCACGTCGTCTGCACAAGAGGTGGTTGGTTTACGTGGACGACGCCGACTGCAGCGTACCGATAAGCACACTGGTGCTCGCAGCGCCAAATCCGGCGGCTATGGATGGGAGGGCCGGAACTGGATGGATAAGCAGCGTCAGTTCCTCCAGGCTTATGAGTATCTTTGTCACATAGGAGAAGCCAAAGAATGGATAGAAGATGTCACGCAAAAGACTCTCCCACCTATTGTTGAACTTGAGGAGGCTTTGCGGGACGGGGTCACTCTAGCCAACGTCGTCGAAGCGCTGAATCCTCAGAGACACTTTCGAGTATTCCACCATCCGAAACTTCAATTCCGCCACTCGGATAATATTGCCATCTTTTTCAGATATCTCGACGAAGTTGAACTTCCCGATCTTTTCCGATTCGAACTCATTGATCTTtacgagaagaagaacatACCAAAGGTCATATACTGTGTCCATGCATTAAGTTGGCTACTTTTCCGCAAGGGCATAGTCGACTTCCGAATCGGCAACCTTGTTGGTCAACTTGAGTTTGAACACCACGAATTGGAGGCGATGCAAAAAGGTCTAGATATGCTGGGAGCTAACATGCCCAGTTTTGGTAATATGGGCGCCGATTTTGGCGTACCAGAGCCCGAGCCTGTTGAAACGGAAGAAGAGCGCAGGGATCGCGAGCTAGGGGAGAACGAAGAATCAATAGTCGATCTGCAGGCTCAAATACGTGGGGCCCTGCTTCGGTTGCGACTTGGCGATAAGATGCAGCAGTTCTGGGACGAGGAGCATTGGCTGATTGACCTACAATCCCGTATTCGTGGCGATTTCACCCGCCAAATTATGAGCTATCGGCTCCAGATGCGACGTTCTGCCATCTTGACCCAAAGTGCGGCGCGAGGATTTTTGGTCAGGGAGAGATTGAGGAAGAGTGATGCTTTTTGGAAAGCTCATGAGCCGGAGATTCTAGAGCTTCAGAGCATGATACGAGCCAACCAGGTCCGTGACGAGGTACGAGACTTATTGTATTCCTTGGACGGTTGCAAGGGGCCTGTCCGGGAGATCCAGGCAGTTTCCAGGGGTTTCCTGGTCCGTAAGAATCTGGCTGCTCAACAGCAGGAGACGAAAAAGACTTCGGGCCACGTTGAGAGACTTCAGGCTCTTGCTCGTGGAATGGGGTTGAGAGCCAGAATCAGCAAGGATCTTCAGTTATTGGGAGGACAGGCTGGCACGGTTGCCAGCTTACAAGCTGCTGCGAGGGCTCTGCTGACCAGGACTCAGATCGACcgtgagcagcagcagctgtgTGCCCTCGGTCCAAAATGGGAGGCACTCCAAGGTGCGATTCGAGGAAAGCTTGTGCGGGAAAAGCAGGAAGCATACAAGGTCGAAGCCCAGAAACACGAGCTCAATATCGGTCAACTACAGGCAGTGATAAGGGCAGGCGCTGTGCGACGTGAAGTGACGAGAAAACTAGACGCTCTAGAGGAAAGCAAAGAGGAAATTCTTTCTCTTCAATCGGGCGCTAGAGGAATGATGGAAAGACTCAAGGTCGCTGCCTTGCAACAGGAACTCAATCGACATGAGGCTCGGATCACAGGACTGCAGGCACAAGTCCGAGGCTACCTTGGCCGGAAGCAACGCCATGCGCTCCTGGATGAACTCGAGTCCCATAATGAAGCTACAGCAGAATTCCAGGCCATTCTGAAGGCAATGATGACTCGCGCAGGAGTCGACGATCTTCTCACGGAacttgaggaagaggaggaatcCATCGTGGCTTTGCAAGCTGCCACAAGGGGATTTATGGTGCGAGCGAAGTTCGAGGAAAAGAAGCGTTATTTCAACGAAAATATGAAGAAAGTCATCAAGATCCAGAGCTTTGTTCGCGCCAAAGTGCAAGGCGAAGCATACAAAAGTTTGACCACTGGAAAAAACCCCCCGGTCAATGCGGTAAAGAACTTCGTTCACCTTCTCAATGACAGTGACTTTGATTTCAATGAAGAAGTTGAATTTGAGCGAATGCGCAAAACGGTTGTCCAGCAAGTGCGCCAGAACGAGATGTTGGAGCAATACATCGACCAGCTCGATATCAAAATTGCACTTCTCGTCAAGAACAAGATCACCCTCGATGAGGTTGTGCGACATCAGCACAACTATGGCGGAAATTCGATGGGACTTTTAGCCAACAGCACGATTACTTCAGCCAATCAGTTTGACTTGAAGGCGCTCAATAAAAGCTCACGCAAGAAGCTGGAGTCATATCAACAGCTCTTCTTTAGCTTGCAGACGCAACCACAGTATCTTGCTCGACTGTTCAAGCACCTTCGCGAACAGGGCACATCGGAAAAGGAGTACAAGAGAATCGAGCTTCTCGTCATGAGTCTGTTCGGTTATGCGCAGAAGCGGCGCGAGGAGTACTATCTTTTGAAGTTGGTGGCCCGGGCTATTCGCGAGGAAGTGGAAGGATGCCGAGCTATTCAAGAGTACATACGAGGCAACTATTTCTGGCCAAAGTTATTGGGTAACTATACTCGATCACCTAGGGATCGCAAGTACCTGCGCAGTTTATTGGGACCACTGATCCGCGATAATATCGTCGAAGATCCCGCCCTTGACTTGGAAAGTGACCCTATGCAAATCTACCGGTCTGCCATCAATAACGAAGAGCTGCGAACCGGTCGCCCTGACCTCCGACCGCTTGACGTACCACGCGAGGTGGCTATTAGGGATCCTGAGACAAGGCGCCTATTCATCGACCATCTACGGGATTTGCGGGAGATTTGCGATCAGTTCTTCCTGTCCCTGGAAGAAATGGCCCATAAGATGCCATACGGTCTACGGTTCTTGAGCAGCCAGATGTTTCAAGCCTTGTGTCAACACTTCAACCGCGAGCCGCAAGAAAACTTGCTTCAGCTCGTGGCAAACTGGATCTGGAAGTTCTACCTTCAGCCTGCCTTGACCCAACCAGAACAATTGGGTGTTATCGAAAAGTCACTGAGCCCGCtccaaaaaagaaacttGAGTGAGGTAGCCAAGGTTATCGGGCAGGTTGCGTCTGGGCGACCATTTGGCGGCGAAAACATTTATTTGCAACCGCTGAACAACTTTGTGACAGACTCTATCCAACGCATGCGACAAATCCTACAGAACTTGATCTCCGTGGCAGATGCCGAAAGCACCTTCGGCGTCGATGAGTTCAACGACCTCTATGCCAAGAATAAGCCGACTCTGTACATAAAGATGACTGACGTTTTTGCAATTCATAATTTAGTGGCATCGGAGCTTCCTTTCATGTGCCCAACTAGGGATGATGTTCTCCGAGAGATCATTCAGGACTTGGGCAATGCAAAGAGCAATGAAAACGAAATGAATGCGGCTGGATCATCCGATATCCAAATGTTCCTAACCCCCAAACTCCACAGTGTCCAAGATCCAGAGGAAGATGTCAAGTCTCTCTTTATGGAGACGAAACGCTGCGTCCTGTATATCATCCGGGTCCAAACTGGCGCCAATCTCCTAGAAATATTGGTAAAACCCATCtatgaggaagacgaagagaagTGGCAGACAGTGCTGCACGATGACTTTTCAAACGACGGCAATACTCGCGGGGCTTACTCGGACACCAATATGGTGGACGTGACAAGGATGACTTACTACGAACTTAAGCGTACAGCGCTAGAGAATATCATGAGGCTAGAACAGATGGGACGTATCTCGAAGCAAAATTACTACCAGGACGTTCTCAACGCCATTGCCAGCGATATTCGAACGAAGAGCCGCAGAAGGGTCCAAAGACAACGAGAACTAGAAGGTGTGCGGCTCACCTTGACCAACCTAGCTGAAAAGGCCAAATACCTTGAGCAACAGAGGAAGAGCTATGACGATTATATTGAGCAGGCAATGGTGACATTGCAGAACAAGAAGGG GAAGAAGAAGTTTCTCCTGCCATTTACGAAGCAATACAACCACCAACGTGAGCTTGAGCGAAGTGGTCGGGTACCCAAATTTGGAAGCTACAAGTACAGCGCCAGAACGCTCTCCGAGAAGGGCGTTTTGGTGTCCTGGGCAGGCCTCAGTGACCGCGAATGGGACAAGATCAACATTACCATTTCCTGTGACGAGGTTGGTGTGTTTGCCATTGAAGGATCACGAGGCCACATTCAGATGCCGGGTGCGAGCGCCTTGGTGCCTATTGAGGACATGTTGCAAGCGCAATTTGAATCTCACCAGTTCATGAACTTGTTTGAGGGCAACTTGAAGTTGAACGTCAACTTGTTGCTGCATCTTGTGTACAAGAAGTTTTACGGAACGTAA
- the betC gene encoding Choline-sulfatase: protein MAPDINTIQTTAPLPRGSAEKPNILYIMADQLAAPQLKMYNPESQIKTPNLDRLAATSVQFDSAYCPSPLCAPSRMSMITGLLPMKIGAYDNASQINSEIPTYAHYLRSKGYHTTLAGKMHFVGDQLHGYEQRLTSDIYPGDFGWAVNWDEPDSRLEWYHNASSILQAGPCGRSNQLDYDEEVMYRSVQYLWDHVREGPEKRPFALTVSLTHPHDPYTITKQYWNRYEDVDIALPKVRIPKEELDAHSKRLLKVCDLWDQDFSDEQIKRAKRAYYGSVSYVDDCIGKLLETLEDAGLAENTIIIFSGDHGDMLGERGLWYKMSYFESSVRVPLLVNYPKWFQPHRVSQNVSTLDLLPTICDLIGTKPAPYLPMDGLSMLPHLQNREGHDTVFAEYTGEGTVRPMMMIRRGPWKYITCPADEPQFYNLERDPQELDNLARLVRVAPQNAEEEGIKALFEKYDAEAKAKWDFDAITAQVLQSQRSRRVVWDALKEGAFTSWDFDPLDDGRMKYIRSTIPLDALERRARFPFVDSNGYDSKAVNSTRN, encoded by the exons ATGGCTCCCGATATCAACACCATTCAAACGACGGCACCTCTTCCCAGGGGCAGCGCTGAGAAACCCAATATTCTCTACATCATGGCTGATCAGCTGGCTGCCCCTCAGCTCAAGATGTATAATCCAGAATCACAGATCAAAACGCCAAACCTGGACCGCCTCGCTGCCACCTCTGTACAGTTTGATTCTGCGTACTGTCCTTCCCCGTTGTGCGCCCCCTCCCGAATGAGTATGATCACAGGTCTTTTGCCCATGAAGATCGGCGCTTATGATAATGCCTCTCAAATCAACTCCGAGATCCCTACCTATGCCCATTATCTCCGTTCCAAGGGCTACCACACAACTCTGGCAGGTAAGATGCACTTTGTCGGGGATCAGCTTCATGGATATGAGCAGCGTCTTACGAGCGACATCTACCCCGGGGATTTTGGCTGGGCCGTCAACTGGGATGAACCCGATAGTCGTCTAGAATGGTATCACAATGCCAGTTCAATTCTACAGGCAGGCCCTTGTGGTCGTAGCAATCAGCTGGATTATGATGAGGAGGTCATGTATCGAAGCGTTCAGTATCTGTGGGACCACGTCCGCGAAGGCCCGGAGAAGCGCCCGTTTGCTTTGACG GTTTCTCTCACTCATCCTCACGACCCTTACACCATCACTAAGCAATACTGGAACCGCTATGAGGACGTAGATATTGCGCTGCCCAAGGTCCGCATTCCCAAAGAGGAGCTCGATGCTCATAGCAAGCGTTTACTGAAAGTCTGCGACCTCTGGGACCAGGACTTTTCTGACGAACAAATTAAGAGAGCCAAGCGCGCCTACTACGGCTCCGTCAGCTACGTGGACGATTGCATTGGCAAACTTCTCGAAACTCTTGAAGACGCTGGTTTGGCCGAGAACACCATCATCATTTTCAGTGGCGACCATGGCGACATGTTGGGCGAGCGAGGTCTGTGGTACAAGATGAGCTATTTCGAGTCATCTGTTAGAGTCCCTCTACTGGTCAACTACCCGAAGTGGTTCCAACCTCACCGCGTCAGCCAAAATGTGTCAACGCTTGACCTGCTCCCAACTATTTGCGATCTAATTGGCACCAAGCCTGCTCCGTATCTGCCCATGGACGGGCTTAGCATGTTACCCCATCTTCAGAATAGGGAAGGCCATGACACTGTCTTTGCTGAATACACTGGCGAAGGCACTGTCCGACCAATGATGATGATCCGCCGTGGACCTTGGAAGTATATCACTTGCCCGGCCGACGAGCCACAGTTCTACAATTTGGAACGGGATCCCCAAGAACTTGACAATTTGGCACGCTTGGTGAGGGTTGCACCACAGaatgctgaagaagaaggaattAAAGCGCTGTTCGAAAAATACGACGCAGAGGCCAAGGCTAAGTGGGATTTTGACGCCATCACAGCCCAGGTTCTCCAGTCTCAGCGAAGCCGTCGCGTTGTTTGGGATGCCCTTAAAGAAGGCGCATTCACAAGCTGGGATTTCGATCCCTTAGATGATGGTAGAATGAA GTATATTCGCTCCACTATCCCTCTGGATGCTCTTGAGCGCCGTGCTCGTTTCCCCTTTGTGGACAGTAACGGGTACGATTCCAAAGCGGTCAACTCAACTCGTAATTGA
- the med8 gene encoding Mediator of RNA polymerase II transcription subunit 8, whose translation MATLALDEDELKSVEHTVARLAQLSSSIQSLKMDILKSNPLPHPSSLQASAQILQRNLQSVLESLNDNAELFTRMVIHPSTNYPGRTQENILTQLLRKKLEPDVEELVAEGRETARLATPEGVAELQAIWDELREWTQGRIAAYVRDEAGDVYTREEREAGVDSVRTGLRRGLDESDEDEDEADEDEDEDEDGEGGGNMVPRGPEPETLLWFGARGDFELPRNVEFERKMGVKRGLEGVNIPPERMDGVASS comes from the exons ATGGCGACGCTGGCGCTGGACGAAGACGAGCTCAAGTCCGTGGAGCACACGGTCGCAAGGCTAGCCCAACTATCCAGCAGCATCCAGAGCCTAAAGATGGACATTCTAAAAAGCAATCCCCTGCCGCACCC TTCGTCCCTCCAGGCCTCTGCGCAGATCCTGCAGCGCAACCTGCAGTCCGTCCTCGAGAGCCTCAACGACAACGCGGAGCTGTTTACGCGAATGGTCATCCACCCGTCGACCAACTACCCCGGCCGGACGCAGGAGAATATCCTGACGCAGTTGCTGCGCAAGAAGCTGGAGCCCGACGTGGAGGAGCTGGTTGCCGAGGGGCGCGAGACGGCGAGGCTCGCGACGCCAGAGGGGGTCGCGGAGCTGCAGGCGATCTGGGACGAGCTGCGGGAGTGGACGCAGGGCCGGATTGCGGCCTACGTGCGCGATGAGGCGGGCGATGTGTATACCCGtgaggagagggaggcagGGGTGGACAGTGTTCGCACGGGGCTGAGGAGGGGTCTTGATGagagcgacgaggacgaggacgaggcggatgaggatgaggacgaggatgaggacggtGAGGGGGGCGGCAATATGGTGCCCAGAGGGCCGGAGCCGGAGACGCTGTTGTGGTTTGGGGCGAGGGGGGACTTTGAGCTGCCGCGGAACGTCGAGTTTGAGCGCAAGATGGGCGTGAAGAGGGGGCTGGAGGGTGTGAATATACCGCCTGAGAGAATGGACGGTGTCGCTTCGTCTTAG
- the RPP30 gene encoding Ribonuclease P protein subunit p30, with product MIYDLNIAWSPSTTSERLLQTLSLASSLGYSTVALNHTLELPVPANPKSPFPSELESSSSRTLPTLLHRATLALDDPAASNYRLPTLANAYDILAVRPLTEKAFQNACLTLDIPIISLDLTTYFPFHFRPKPCMAAVSRGVRFEICYAQLLAADNRGRANFISNATSIIRATRGRGIMISSEAKTGLSLRGPADVVNLLNVWGLANEKGLEGLRSIPRSVVVNEGMKRNGFRGVINVIQAASTDDNDTNKPSSGDNETSAGTDTGRSGNKAKNQKRKKGEEDGQFVSKRQAKKLKLAARAAGPDKTPAS from the coding sequence ATGATCTACGACCTCAACATTGCGTGGTCCCCTTCCACAACTTCTGAACGTCTCCTCCAAactctctctctcgcctCTTCCCTTGGGTACTCCACAGTTGCCCTTAACCACACGCTGGAGCTTCCAGTACCCGCGAATCCTAAATCGCCCTTCCCATCAGAGCTCGAGTCCTCGTCTTCGCGAACACTTCCTACGTTGCTGCACCGTGCCACCCTTGCCCTCGACGACCCAGCCGCCTCGAATTACCGCCTACCAACGCTCGCAAACGCGTATGATATTCTCGCCGTTCGGCCGTTGACGGAAAAGGCATTTCAAAATGCTTGTCTCACTCTTGACATtcccatcatctccctcgATCTTACCACGTACTTTCCCTTTCACTTTCGCCCCAAACCATGCATGGCTGCCGTAAGCCGTGGGGTTCGTTTCGAAATATGTTACGCCCAACTTCTTGCCGCTGACAACCGCGGCCGCGCAAACTTCATCTCCAACGCAACCAGCATCATTCGGGCCACCCGTGGGCGTGGCATCATGATTAGCAGCGAGGCCAAGACAGGACTTAGTCTACGTGGCCCGGCAGATGTGGTTAATCTTCTGAACGTGTGGGGCCTGGCGAACGAGAAGGGCCTCGAAGGCTTGCGATCTATCCCCCGAAGCGTCGTTGTCAACGAAGGAATGAAGCGGAATGGCTTCCGTGGCGTCATCAATGTCATTCAAGCGGCGTCGACAGATGATAACGATACGAATAAGCCATCCTCGGGCGACAATGAAACGAGTGCAGGAACGGACACTGGCCGAAGTGGCAATAAAGCAAAGAACCAAAAACGCAAGAaaggggaagaagatggacaGTTTGTCAGCAAGAGACAAGCAAAGAAGTTGAAATTAGCCGCTCGCGCAGCTGGACCTGACAAAACGCCGGCTTCATGA